One window from the genome of Corvus moneduloides isolate bCorMon1 chromosome 9, bCorMon1.pri, whole genome shotgun sequence encodes:
- the ALG14 gene encoding UDP-N-acetylglucosamine transferase subunit ALG14 homolog, with product MEELPVVVVLLLLLSLLLVPLVLLDKRRRGRRTPPFSLLVVAGSGGHTTEILRLLSCLSESYSPRHYVLADSDKMSEAKIRSFEQKRAETYSNSQFTLDRIPRSREVRQSWISSVVTTLYSILYSLPLTYKRKPDLILCNGPGTCVPVCLSAFLLGLLRIKRTIIVYVESICRVETLSLSGKILYYFSDYFIVQWPDLKKKYPKSVYLGRIV from the exons ATGGAGGAGCTGCCTGTCGTCGTcgtcctgctcctcctcctctccttacTGCTTGTCCCCCTCGTGCTCCTGGATAAGAGGCGCCGCGGCCGGCGGACGCCTCCGTTCAGTCTCCTGGTGGTGGCCGGCTCTG GTGGGCACACAACAGAAATCCTGAGGTTACTTAGCTGTTTGTCAGAGTCATACTCTCCTAGACATTATGTTTTGGCGGACTCAGATAAGATGAGTGAAGCTAAAATACGTTCTTTTGAACAAAAAAGAGCTGAAACATACTCCAACTCCCAG TTCACCCTTGATCGCATTCCCAGAAGCCGTGAGGTTAGACAGTCTTGGATCTCCTCTGTGGTAACAACACTATACTCCATACTTTACTCTCTTCCTCTGACCTACAAACGGAAACCAGATTTG atATTGTGCAATGGACCAGGAACATGTGTTCCTGTCTGtttatctgcttttcttcttggcCTTCTACGAATAAAGAGAACAATCATTGTGTATGTAGAGAGCATCTGCCGTGTGGAAACTTTATCCCTGTCTGGAAAGATTCTTTACTACttttcagattatttcattGTTCAGTGGCCTgatctaaagaaaaaatatcccaaGTCAGTGTATCTTGGTAGAATAGTGtaa